One segment of Variovorax paradoxus DNA contains the following:
- a CDS encoding dienelactone hydrolase family protein, with product MQDTMRITTADGAFGAYVARPQAAPAPAIVVIHEVFGVNADMRQSCDELAAQGYLAICPDLFWRIEPGLSLTDRTEAERAKANELYAAFDLDAGVRDIAAAIGAARAMPGSNGRAGVVGYCLGGLLTYLSSARAVVDAAVAYYPGNADRHLQEAVGIAGPLMVHLAEEDEYIPSDARRQIVAALKGRAQVEVHTYPGCRHAFARHRGISYDARAAALANGRTDAFLARHLKAG from the coding sequence ATGCAGGACACCATGCGAATCACCACCGCCGACGGCGCCTTCGGCGCCTATGTCGCGCGGCCGCAGGCGGCACCCGCCCCCGCGATCGTCGTCATCCACGAAGTGTTCGGCGTCAATGCCGACATGCGCCAGTCGTGCGACGAGCTCGCCGCGCAGGGCTACCTTGCGATCTGCCCCGACCTGTTCTGGCGCATCGAGCCGGGCCTGTCGCTGACCGATCGCACGGAAGCCGAACGGGCGAAGGCCAACGAGCTGTACGCCGCGTTCGACCTCGATGCCGGCGTGCGCGACATCGCCGCCGCGATCGGCGCTGCGCGCGCGATGCCGGGATCGAACGGGCGCGCGGGCGTGGTCGGCTACTGCCTGGGCGGCCTGCTGACCTACCTGTCGTCCGCGCGTGCGGTGGTCGACGCGGCAGTGGCCTACTACCCCGGCAACGCCGACAGGCATCTGCAGGAAGCGGTCGGCATCGCCGGGCCGCTGATGGTCCATCTGGCGGAGGAGGACGAATACATTCCGTCCGACGCACGCCGGCAGATCGTCGCCGCGCTGAAGGGCCGCGCGCAGGTCGAGGTGCACACCTACCCCGGTTGCCGGCACGCCTTCGCAAGGCACCGCGGCATCAGCTACGACGCCCGGGCCGCCGCGCTCGCCAACGGCAGGACCGACGCGTTTCTGGCTCGGCACCTGAAGGCAGGCTGA
- a CDS encoding carboxymuconolactone decarboxylase family protein yields MNQPRLPWTEIGAKSYQAMAGVNMSLAKSTLGHSLMELVQTRVSQINGCAFCLDMHARDLRKHGETWQRLNSLSTWREAGFYTERERAALAWAEQLTRLADQHGDHDTAFEALKTQFSDQEIVDLSWTIAAINTWNRLAVGMRTPPSDKPLE; encoded by the coding sequence ATGAACCAACCCCGACTTCCCTGGACCGAGATCGGTGCCAAGTCCTACCAGGCGATGGCCGGCGTCAACATGTCGCTCGCCAAGTCCACGCTGGGCCACTCGCTGATGGAGCTGGTGCAGACGCGCGTGTCGCAGATCAACGGATGCGCCTTCTGCCTCGACATGCATGCGCGCGACCTGCGCAAGCACGGCGAGACCTGGCAAAGGCTGAACAGCCTGTCGACCTGGCGCGAGGCCGGCTTCTATACCGAGCGCGAGCGCGCGGCCCTCGCATGGGCCGAGCAGCTCACGCGGCTGGCCGACCAGCACGGCGACCACGACACCGCCTTCGAGGCGCTGAAGACGCAGTTCAGCGACCAGGAGATCGTCGACCTGAGCTGGACGATCGCCGCGATCAACACGTGGAACCGCCTGGCCGTCGGCATGCGCACGCCGCCATCGGACAAGCCGCTCGAATAA
- a CDS encoding glutathione S-transferase family protein: MLRLYDSRFSGNSWKVRILLSQLALPYERVTLDIRKGETRTPAFRRISRFARVPVLVLEDGRPVVESGAILLHLAEGTPLLPGDPYLRAEVMGWLFFEQADLQKNIATPRVLHLWNEAQSRQQDIARFHAEGYPALEKLEQWLQDRTWLVGDSYTIADLAASTYVSLAGDGGYDMARFAAIRAWVARVQAQPRWVKLLPDEGTAPAT, translated from the coding sequence ATGCTGCGTCTCTATGACAGCCGTTTTTCCGGCAACTCGTGGAAGGTCCGCATCCTCCTGAGCCAGCTGGCCCTGCCCTACGAACGGGTCACGCTCGACATCCGCAAGGGCGAGACCCGCACCCCGGCGTTCCGGCGCATCAGCCGCTTCGCGCGCGTGCCGGTGCTGGTGCTCGAAGACGGCCGCCCTGTCGTCGAGTCGGGCGCCATCCTGCTGCACCTGGCCGAAGGCACGCCCCTGCTGCCCGGCGACCCCTACCTGCGCGCGGAGGTCATGGGCTGGCTGTTCTTCGAGCAGGCCGACCTGCAGAAGAACATCGCCACGCCGCGCGTGCTGCACCTGTGGAACGAAGCGCAGAGCAGGCAGCAGGACATCGCGCGCTTCCACGCCGAGGGCTACCCCGCGCTCGAGAAGCTCGAGCAATGGCTGCAGGACCGCACATGGCTCGTGGGCGACAGCTACACCATCGCCGACCTCGCGGCTTCCACCTACGTCTCGCTGGCCGGCGACGGCGGCTACGACATGGCGCGCTTCGCGGCCATCCGCGCGTGGGTGGCGCGCGTGCAGGCCCAGCCCCGCTGGGTGAAGCTGCTGCCCGACGAGGGCACTGCGCCCGCGACCTGA
- a CDS encoding glutathione S-transferase family protein, producing MMNTASLMQMAAAARAAVLDPNRITLVGGAASPRFELFHAASSLCSQKVRTVLREKALPYRSNDMRILGSLESDGLVPAEHYSPAYIRLRLVAARDLDVRYVSGYSGRTSVESEGFDPCVVPLLVDHEAGRVVADSQRICSYLDAVSPQPVRLIPDEPGARDEVMRQVGIVDRVPNGALLYGFHPDADLRPEALKASMRTVYHYKVMALERLIADNAADAALVAAYRAKIAKELGGKRVCHDPEFQRAARHRMGQLLMDLERDLSQQGFGCTNGHAFSLADVLWGVNLVRLNYLGLSSLWSELPNVTRYFDALCRRPSLCEESIRASVGSMPHSHYMDAVADCMSEAVA from the coding sequence ATGATGAACACAGCTTCGCTGATGCAGATGGCCGCCGCCGCCCGCGCCGCCGTCCTCGACCCGAACCGCATCACCCTCGTGGGCGGCGCGGCAAGCCCTCGCTTCGAGCTGTTCCATGCGGCCAGCTCGCTGTGCTCGCAGAAGGTGCGCACCGTGCTGCGCGAGAAGGCGCTGCCCTACCGCTCCAACGACATGCGCATCCTGGGTTCGCTCGAGAGCGACGGGCTGGTGCCGGCAGAGCACTACAGCCCCGCATACATCCGCCTGCGGCTCGTCGCGGCGCGCGACCTGGACGTGCGGTACGTGAGCGGCTACAGCGGGCGCACGTCGGTCGAGTCCGAAGGCTTCGACCCCTGCGTGGTGCCGCTGCTGGTCGACCACGAGGCCGGGCGCGTGGTGGCCGACTCGCAGCGCATCTGCAGCTACCTCGACGCCGTGTCGCCCCAGCCGGTGCGGCTGATTCCCGACGAGCCAGGCGCGCGCGACGAAGTGATGCGCCAGGTCGGCATCGTCGACCGCGTGCCCAACGGCGCGCTGCTCTACGGCTTCCATCCAGACGCCGACCTGCGCCCGGAGGCTCTCAAGGCTTCGATGCGCACGGTCTATCACTACAAGGTGATGGCGCTCGAACGGCTGATTGCCGACAACGCAGCCGACGCCGCGCTGGTGGCGGCCTACCGCGCCAAGATCGCGAAGGAGCTCGGCGGCAAGCGCGTGTGCCACGACCCCGAGTTCCAGCGCGCGGCCCGCCACCGCATGGGCCAGCTGCTGATGGACCTCGAGCGCGACCTCTCGCAGCAAGGCTTCGGCTGCACCAATGGACACGCGTTCTCGCTGGCCGACGTGCTGTGGGGCGTGAACCTGGTCCGTCTCAACTACCTCGGCCTGTCGTCGCTGTGGAGCGAACTGCCCAACGTCACACGGTACTTCGACGCGCTGTGCCGGCGGCCTTCGCTGTGCGAGGAATCGATCCGCGCATCGGTCGGATCGATGCCGCATTCGCACTACATGGATGCGGTGGCGGATTGCATGAGCGAAGCCGTCGCCTGA
- a CDS encoding amidase: MNARQPFTAIPRAPGLRRALEALAAGRITVSGLVEQALDAAESAQRALHAFAAIDGEGALRAARESERRYAEGRPRPLEGLAIGVKDLIDTQGIETNYGSAAWRGHVPGADADVVAALRAQGAIVVGKTATHEFAWGVTTSSDTFGDTLNPLDRTRMPGGSSGGAAAAIAYGAVAAGLGTDTGGSVRIPAALCGVVGFKPSHGALSTRGVFPLAPSLDHPGLLGETVDDVVILAGALGIAMPPHGARLAARVAVLRNFSPVPSSAGVGAAFDAAVATLRERFGCEALDGTGLFDGVFEAFANIVLTEGGAEHFRRSDANLIAAHYGRETIDRLERARAMTLGGYALAQQARRGFTARLHRAMSAADFLLLPTCPCTAPRLREETISIGNWSGTTREALMSGTAPFNVAGFPAISIPIAAAENGLPAALQIVAKPGRDGALLQVALQMEHLLRAGTHAPAAR, from the coding sequence GTGAACGCCCGTCAACCCTTCACCGCCATTCCCCGCGCCCCCGGCCTGCGCCGCGCCCTCGAGGCCCTGGCCGCGGGGCGCATCACGGTGTCCGGCCTGGTCGAGCAGGCGCTCGACGCCGCGGAGTCCGCGCAGCGTGCGCTGCATGCGTTCGCCGCCATCGACGGGGAAGGCGCGCTGCGCGCCGCCCGCGAGAGCGAGCGCCGCTACGCCGAAGGACGGCCGCGGCCGCTCGAAGGACTGGCCATCGGCGTGAAGGACCTGATCGACACGCAAGGCATCGAGACGAACTACGGCTCGGCCGCGTGGCGCGGCCATGTGCCCGGGGCCGACGCCGACGTGGTGGCCGCGCTGCGCGCGCAAGGGGCGATCGTCGTCGGAAAGACCGCCACGCACGAGTTCGCATGGGGCGTGACCACATCCAGCGACACCTTCGGCGACACGCTGAACCCGCTGGACCGCACACGCATGCCGGGCGGCTCCAGCGGCGGCGCGGCCGCGGCCATTGCCTACGGCGCTGTGGCGGCCGGGCTCGGCACCGACACCGGCGGCTCGGTCCGCATTCCCGCAGCGCTGTGCGGGGTCGTGGGCTTCAAGCCCAGCCACGGTGCGCTCTCGACGCGCGGCGTGTTTCCGCTGGCGCCGTCGCTCGACCATCCGGGCCTGCTCGGCGAGACGGTCGACGATGTGGTCATTCTTGCCGGTGCGCTCGGCATCGCGATGCCGCCGCACGGCGCGCGCCTCGCCGCGCGAGTGGCCGTGCTGCGGAATTTCTCGCCGGTGCCTTCCAGCGCCGGCGTCGGCGCGGCCTTCGACGCCGCCGTTGCAACGCTGCGTGAGCGCTTCGGCTGCGAGGCGCTCGATGGCACCGGCCTGTTCGACGGCGTCTTCGAGGCGTTCGCGAACATCGTGCTGACCGAGGGCGGGGCCGAACACTTCCGGCGCAGCGACGCGAACCTCATCGCCGCGCACTATGGCCGCGAGACCATCGACCGGCTCGAACGCGCCAGGGCGATGACCCTGGGCGGCTACGCGCTCGCACAGCAGGCCCGGCGCGGCTTCACGGCCAGGCTGCACCGCGCCATGTCGGCGGCCGACTTTCTCCTGCTGCCGACGTGCCCGTGCACCGCGCCGCGGCTGCGCGAGGAAACGATATCGATCGGCAACTGGAGCGGCACCACGCGCGAAGCGCTCATGAGCGGCACCGCGCCGTTCAACGTCGCGGGCTTCCCCGCGATATCGATTCCGATCGCAGCCGCAGAGAACGGACTGCCCGCCGCGCTGCAGATCGTGGCGAAGCCCGGCCGGGACGGCGCGCTGCTGCAGGTCGCGCTGCAGATGGAACACCTGCTGCGCGCCGGCACCCACGCGCCGGCGGCACGCTGA